One genomic window of Vicugna pacos chromosome 18, VicPac4, whole genome shotgun sequence includes the following:
- the NDUFAB1 gene encoding acyl carrier protein, mitochondrial: MAARVLCACVRRLPAAFAPLPRLPTLAAARALSTSLFPAGSRTRPGAPQPALVFAQVPGGVTQLCRQYSDAPPLTLEGIKDRVLYVLKLYDKIDPEKLSVNSHFMKDLGLDSLDQVEIIMAMEDEFGFEIPDIDAEKLMCPQEIVDYIADKKDVYE; the protein is encoded by the exons ATGGCGGCTCGTGTCCTTTGCGCCTGTGTCCGCCGATTGCCCGCGGCCTTCGCGCCACTGCCCAGACTTCCTACGCTGGCCGCCGCCCGGGCGCTCAGCACCAGCCTGTTCCCCGCGGGGTCCCGGACCAGGCCTGGGGCTCCGCAGCCGGCCTTGGTGTTCGCGCAG GTTCCAGGTGGAGTGACGCAACTGTGCCGCCAGTATAGCGACGCACCCCCTTTGACACTAGAGGGAATCAAGGACCGTGTTCTTTACGTCTTGAAACTTTATGACAAGATTGACCCAGAAAAG CTCTCGGTAAATTCCCATTTTATGAAAGACCTGGGCTTAGACAGTTTGGACCAAGTGGAGATTATCATGGCCATGGAGGACGAATTTG ggtttGAAATTCCTGATATAGATGCGGAGAAGTTAATGTGCCCACAAGAAATTGTAGATTACATTGCAGATAAGAAAGATGTATACGAATAA